Proteins encoded within one genomic window of Kibdelosporangium phytohabitans:
- a CDS encoding protein kinase domain-containing protein, translating to MTDTVTVDAAPELFGPYRIEELLGRGGMGEVHRAFDTVHERHVALKRLPLLAGREFENRFRREARIAEQLRAPHVVPVHAHGEIDGRLYLDMRLIDGPDLKRLLADGPLAAERTVEILAQVGSALDAAHTNSVLHRDVKPANILLDAGGTAYLADFGIARLHTPDVTRLTATGEAVGTLDYMAPERLTEHDAGPTSDVYSLACVLFQCLTGRVPFPAADSVGKLTAQLNDPPPAASLFDRWIPPAIDLVIQTGMDKDPRRRYPSAGELMAAAAAILTEAPASAPPDLPSTDDHGQAYFVRLLAAVGDTRDSTAPPPAADTAGRDTTDVITDHCPYPGLRSFDTGDGQWFFGREQSTRDLFARLSRQRAASGPLMVVGASGAGKSSLLRAGLLAAHAGNAAPQLAMTPGERPIGTLAARLAPFLRTDPNRLAWQIYEQPASFGAMCRAAVAHADAPMLIVVDQAEELFTQCADPREREAFATAIAHAWPARVVIATRADFVEHFISLSALKPSLGAPFVLGPMTTKELARVITGPAEAAGLELEPGLADRLITDVGAGDDLGALPRLAHALRETWRNRQGNRLTLAGYQQTGGVDRAVALTADSMYARLHEYDRHALRAAVLRMITLLDGGGIARRWAPRAEVPNRVVESLVAARLVTIDRDHVQLAHDALLTAWPRLRGWVAEDRQGLLVRQQLGVAVAGWQTSGRDRSDVYRGARLAAATEWAAGRTDLTPDERAFLRASDRERRRRTRRLQGLSAGLAVLLVAALVAGALALIARNEAEQGRRDASSRQLAAESRAEAEVNPVGAMRKAVEAWRESPTVQARGALLSAPLITYPSAFSSGLSNVSSVDVDPGGGLIAIGSSDGKIVVWDTRTREAVDTGITAKGFVSVVRFSPDGKQLATSDIDRDGNVSASSVRIWDVASGKQVARLAGDLPAIGQLAWRPDGKAVAALSLHQDDTRGVAEWDPKTGKLIRPLAKGVVDPSSVSYSTTGDRLAIGRGDGSVELWDTATATRVSRRTEHADATTTRGPNGLMPVQVAFSGDLLASSSVLDNTIRLWDPRTGAPGLAFRDVRIHAGGAGAAGPSALRFSPDGRTLYTNSDLNSITAWDPGNGTFLGNLPQGPRTGTTTGLSVIGIAVTRDGRTWVAANSDGTVQRWRTNTNWYTDPRASVMSIAFRPDGQEITAGDSESGLYTWNTDSGTRVAGTTEQSGGVLAVAFTPDGKRITGAGNATFTVTAPDRGTKPRTVSLPGRLFVGRGAMAVSPDGRWLAATHQPADTARAAQDFKITVWDAATLTERTTLDMGKHWPLDLTFSPSGDRLLALTSSSGAGVTGSDPDGSTAASMVTWRAPDFSGESRTPLGEDTLNTAAYTPDGKSLVTAGISGLIQIRDAETGAVRKQFGQHPSMVRRIAISPDGRTLASVTAEDSTIRLWDLAGHSHVADLNAHLSPLNDVTFSPDGTRLASGGTDTNVAVWRLDPAEANREVCASLLDAVPDDLGNTGCG from the coding sequence ATGACCGACACCGTCACGGTGGACGCGGCGCCGGAGTTGTTCGGGCCGTACCGGATCGAGGAACTACTGGGCCGTGGTGGCATGGGCGAGGTGCACCGCGCCTTCGACACCGTGCACGAGCGGCACGTGGCACTGAAACGCTTGCCGCTGCTGGCGGGCCGGGAATTCGAGAACAGGTTCCGGCGTGAGGCCAGGATCGCCGAGCAGCTGCGCGCGCCGCACGTGGTGCCGGTGCACGCGCACGGCGAGATCGACGGGCGGCTGTACCTGGACATGCGGCTGATCGACGGGCCGGACCTCAAGCGCCTGCTGGCCGACGGCCCGTTGGCCGCGGAGCGGACCGTCGAGATCCTCGCCCAGGTGGGCAGCGCGCTCGACGCCGCGCACACGAACTCCGTGCTGCACAGGGATGTCAAGCCGGCCAACATCCTGCTGGACGCCGGCGGCACCGCCTACCTCGCGGACTTCGGCATCGCCCGGCTGCACACGCCGGACGTCACCCGGCTGACCGCGACCGGCGAGGCCGTCGGCACGCTCGACTACATGGCGCCGGAACGCCTGACCGAGCACGACGCGGGGCCCACGTCGGACGTGTACTCGTTGGCGTGCGTGCTGTTCCAGTGCCTGACCGGGCGGGTTCCGTTCCCCGCGGCCGACTCGGTCGGCAAGCTCACCGCCCAGCTCAACGACCCGCCACCGGCGGCGTCGCTGTTCGACCGCTGGATCCCGCCCGCGATCGACCTGGTCATCCAGACCGGAATGGACAAGGATCCGCGCCGCCGTTACCCGAGCGCGGGCGAGTTGATGGCCGCCGCGGCGGCCATCCTCACCGAAGCGCCCGCGAGCGCGCCTCCCGACCTGCCGAGCACCGACGACCACGGTCAGGCCTACTTCGTGCGGCTGCTGGCCGCAGTCGGTGACACGCGGGACAGCACCGCGCCGCCGCCCGCCGCCGACACGGCCGGCCGCGACACCACCGACGTGATCACCGACCACTGCCCGTACCCGGGTCTGCGGAGTTTCGACACCGGCGACGGCCAGTGGTTCTTCGGCCGCGAACAGTCCACACGCGACCTGTTCGCCCGATTGTCCCGGCAGCGCGCCGCCTCCGGGCCGTTGATGGTGGTCGGCGCGTCCGGCGCGGGCAAGTCGTCGCTGCTGCGCGCCGGACTGCTCGCGGCCCACGCCGGCAACGCGGCGCCGCAACTCGCCATGACGCCCGGTGAACGGCCGATCGGCACGCTGGCCGCGCGCCTGGCGCCGTTCCTTCGTACGGACCCGAACCGCTTGGCGTGGCAGATCTACGAGCAGCCCGCGTCGTTCGGTGCGATGTGCCGGGCGGCTGTCGCACACGCGGACGCGCCGATGCTCATCGTGGTCGACCAGGCCGAGGAGTTGTTCACGCAGTGCGCTGATCCCCGTGAGCGGGAGGCGTTCGCGACCGCCATCGCGCACGCGTGGCCCGCGCGGGTCGTCATCGCGACGCGTGCCGACTTCGTGGAGCACTTCATCTCGCTGTCCGCCCTGAAGCCGTCACTGGGCGCGCCGTTCGTGCTGGGGCCGATGACCACCAAGGAACTGGCGCGCGTGATCACCGGTCCCGCCGAGGCCGCGGGCCTGGAGCTGGAGCCCGGCCTTGCCGACCGGTTGATCACCGACGTCGGCGCGGGTGACGACCTCGGCGCGTTGCCCCGTCTCGCCCACGCGCTGCGGGAGACCTGGCGCAACAGGCAAGGCAACCGGCTGACGCTCGCGGGCTATCAGCAGACCGGCGGTGTCGACCGTGCCGTGGCGTTGACCGCGGACAGCATGTACGCGCGGCTCCACGAATACGACCGGCACGCGCTGCGGGCCGCGGTGCTGCGGATGATCACTCTGCTCGACGGTGGCGGCATCGCCCGGCGTTGGGCGCCTCGCGCGGAGGTACCCAACCGTGTCGTGGAGAGCCTCGTCGCCGCCCGGCTCGTCACGATCGACCGTGACCACGTCCAGCTGGCCCACGACGCGTTGCTGACCGCGTGGCCGCGGTTGCGCGGCTGGGTGGCCGAGGACCGGCAGGGCCTGCTCGTGCGCCAGCAGCTCGGAGTTGCCGTCGCCGGCTGGCAGACCAGCGGCCGGGACCGGTCCGACGTCTACCGTGGCGCACGGCTGGCCGCCGCGACGGAATGGGCGGCCGGGCGTACCGATCTGACGCCCGACGAGCGCGCGTTCCTGCGGGCCAGTGACCGGGAACGGCGTCGCCGCACCCGGCGGTTGCAGGGCCTGTCGGCAGGGCTGGCCGTCCTGCTCGTCGCCGCGCTCGTCGCAGGCGCGCTGGCCCTGATCGCGCGCAACGAGGCCGAGCAGGGCCGCCGGGACGCGTCGTCGCGTCAGCTGGCGGCCGAGTCACGCGCCGAGGCGGAGGTGAATCCCGTTGGCGCCATGCGCAAGGCCGTCGAAGCCTGGCGGGAGAGTCCCACCGTGCAAGCGCGCGGCGCGCTGCTGTCGGCGCCGCTGATCACGTACCCGTCCGCGTTCTCGTCCGGACTGTCCAATGTGTCCTCAGTGGACGTCGACCCTGGCGGCGGGCTGATCGCGATCGGCTCGAGCGACGGCAAGATCGTCGTGTGGGACACCAGGACCCGCGAGGCCGTGGACACCGGCATCACCGCGAAGGGCTTCGTGTCGGTCGTGCGGTTCTCGCCCGACGGCAAGCAGCTGGCCACTTCGGACATCGACCGCGACGGCAACGTCAGCGCCAGTTCGGTGCGGATCTGGGACGTCGCCTCCGGCAAGCAGGTGGCGCGGCTGGCCGGTGACCTGCCCGCGATCGGGCAACTCGCCTGGCGGCCGGACGGGAAGGCGGTCGCCGCCCTGTCGCTGCACCAGGACGACACGCGGGGCGTCGCCGAGTGGGATCCCAAGACAGGCAAGCTGATCAGGCCGCTCGCCAAGGGTGTCGTCGACCCGTCCAGCGTCTCCTACAGCACGACCGGTGACCGGCTGGCCATCGGCCGCGGCGACGGCAGCGTCGAACTGTGGGACACGGCCACGGCGACCCGGGTCAGCCGCCGCACCGAGCACGCCGACGCCACGACGACACGCGGCCCCAACGGGCTCATGCCTGTCCAAGTGGCGTTCTCGGGTGACCTGCTGGCCAGTTCGAGCGTGCTGGACAACACGATCAGGCTGTGGGATCCGCGGACCGGCGCGCCGGGGCTGGCGTTCCGCGACGTCAGGATCCACGCGGGCGGCGCGGGCGCCGCCGGGCCGAGCGCGCTGAGGTTCAGCCCGGACGGCAGGACGCTGTACACCAACAGCGACCTCAACTCGATCACGGCGTGGGACCCCGGCAACGGGACGTTCCTCGGCAACCTGCCGCAAGGCCCGCGTACCGGCACCACCACGGGCCTGAGCGTCATCGGGATCGCTGTCACGCGGGACGGCCGGACGTGGGTCGCCGCGAACAGCGACGGCACCGTCCAACGTTGGCGCACCAACACGAACTGGTACACCGATCCCCGCGCCTCCGTGATGAGCATCGCGTTCCGCCCGGACGGCCAGGAGATCACGGCTGGTGACTCCGAGAGCGGACTGTACACATGGAACACTGACTCCGGCACGCGCGTCGCGGGGACAACGGAACAGAGCGGTGGTGTCCTCGCGGTCGCCTTCACCCCGGACGGCAAACGGATCACCGGCGCGGGCAACGCGACCTTCACCGTGACCGCGCCGGATCGCGGGACGAAGCCGCGTACGGTCTCCCTGCCCGGCCGGTTGTTCGTCGGCCGGGGCGCCATGGCAGTGTCGCCGGACGGCCGGTGGCTCGCCGCGACACACCAACCGGCGGACACCGCACGCGCCGCGCAGGACTTCAAAATCACCGTCTGGGACGCCGCGACGCTCACCGAGCGCACCACACTCGACATGGGCAAGCATTGGCCGCTGGACCTGACTTTCTCGCCCAGCGGTGACCGGCTGCTCGCGCTGACCAGTTCCTCGGGCGCCGGGGTCACCGGCTCCGATCCGGACGGCAGCACCGCGGCGAGCATGGTGACGTGGCGTGCCCCGGACTTCAGCGGCGAATCCCGGACGCCGCTCGGCGAGGACACGCTCAACACCGCGGCCTACACGCCGGACGGCAAATCCCTGGTCACCGCCGGTATCAGCGGCCTGATCCAGATCCGTGACGCCGAAACCGGTGCGGTCCGCAAGCAGTTCGGCCAGCACCCGTCCATGGTGCGGCGGATCGCGATCTCCCCCGACGGCCGCACGCTCGCGTCGGTGACCGCCGAGGACTCCACGATCAGGCTGTGGGATCTCGCCGGTCACAGCCACGTCGCCGACCTCAACGCCCACCTCTCCCCGCTCAACGACGTCACGTTCTCCCCGGACGGAACACGGCTGGCCAGCGGCGGCACGGACACCAACGTGGCGGTGTGGCGCCTCGACCCGGCGGAAGCCAACCGCGAGGTGTGCGCGAGCCTCCTCGACGCGGTACCGGACGACCTGGGCAACACCGGATGCGGCTGA
- a CDS encoding FAD-dependent oxidoreductase: MPESHRPTMLAVDDDPHVLRAIRRDLSRVYQDKYRVLASTSAAEGLRILDKLRDRGEEPALLLVDQRMPEMTGIQFLDQSLDRFPLARRVLLTAYADTAVAIDAINRVRLHHYLVKPWEPPEERLYPVVDDLLSDWQASYQPPYGGIRIAGHRFAPSTHRVRDFLTRLQQPFRFMDVDRVAMPELDGVDPAELPVVLMPDGTMLTQPSFEELVDALGLTVSASRPHYDVAIVGGGPTGLATAVYSSSEGLSTLLLDAYVPGGQAGTSSRIENYLGFPAGVSGAELTRRAVAQARRFGTDILSPVAAVSLRRAGRARVLALSDGREVSAGCVLLSTGLSYRRLDAHGAEQFEGAGIYYGATAAETTSCVDQHVWIVGGANSAGQAAMHFAQHASRVTMLVRADCLQRSMSRYLIDEIERHPNIRVRLNTRLVAAEGSERLECVTLHNVLTDQFTTEPAEFLFTFIGATPRTQWLDGTVMRDSNGFLLTGPDTYPGNILPAGWDLQRHPLPLETSIPGVFAAGDARANSVKRIASGVGEGAMAAALIHQYRAES, encoded by the coding sequence ATGCCCGAATCCCACCGGCCGACCATGCTGGCGGTAGACGACGACCCGCACGTGCTCCGGGCGATCCGCCGCGACCTGAGCCGCGTCTACCAGGACAAGTACCGCGTACTGGCGTCGACCTCGGCGGCCGAGGGGCTGCGGATCCTGGACAAACTGCGCGACCGCGGCGAGGAACCGGCGCTGCTGCTGGTCGACCAGCGCATGCCGGAGATGACCGGCATCCAGTTCCTCGACCAGTCGCTCGACCGCTTCCCCTTGGCGCGACGGGTTTTGCTGACCGCGTACGCGGACACCGCGGTGGCGATCGACGCGATCAACCGCGTGCGGCTGCACCACTACCTGGTCAAACCGTGGGAGCCGCCGGAGGAGCGGCTCTACCCGGTGGTGGACGACCTGCTGTCCGACTGGCAGGCCTCGTACCAGCCGCCCTACGGCGGGATCCGCATCGCCGGGCACCGGTTCGCGCCGTCGACCCACCGGGTCCGGGACTTCCTGACGCGGCTGCAGCAGCCGTTCCGGTTCATGGACGTGGACCGGGTGGCGATGCCCGAACTGGACGGCGTGGACCCGGCCGAGCTCCCGGTCGTGCTGATGCCCGACGGGACCATGCTCACCCAGCCCTCGTTCGAGGAGTTGGTGGACGCGCTCGGGCTGACCGTGTCCGCGTCGCGCCCGCACTACGACGTGGCGATCGTCGGTGGTGGGCCCACGGGCCTGGCCACCGCGGTGTACAGCTCCTCGGAGGGGCTGTCGACGTTGTTGCTCGACGCGTACGTGCCCGGCGGCCAGGCAGGGACCTCCAGCCGGATCGAGAACTACCTCGGGTTTCCCGCGGGCGTCAGCGGTGCCGAGCTGACCAGGCGCGCGGTGGCACAGGCCCGCAGGTTCGGCACGGACATCCTGTCGCCGGTCGCGGCGGTGTCCTTACGCAGAGCCGGGCGGGCGCGCGTGCTCGCCCTGTCCGACGGGCGCGAAGTGAGCGCCGGCTGTGTCCTGCTGTCCACGGGCCTGTCCTACCGGCGGCTCGACGCGCACGGCGCCGAGCAGTTCGAGGGGGCCGGGATCTACTACGGCGCGACGGCCGCCGAGACGACGTCCTGTGTGGACCAGCACGTGTGGATCGTCGGCGGCGCCAACTCCGCCGGGCAGGCCGCGATGCACTTCGCCCAGCACGCTTCCCGGGTGACCATGCTGGTCCGGGCGGACTGCCTGCAGCGGAGCATGTCGCGGTACCTGATCGACGAGATCGAACGCCACCCGAACATCAGGGTCAGGCTGAACACGCGGCTGGTGGCCGCCGAAGGCAGCGAGCGGCTGGAGTGCGTCACCCTGCACAACGTGCTGACCGACCAGTTCACCACCGAACCGGCGGAGTTCCTGTTCACCTTCATCGGCGCGACCCCGCGAACGCAGTGGCTGGACGGCACGGTCATGCGTGACAGCAACGGTTTCCTGCTGACCGGCCCGGACACGTACCCCGGCAACATCCTGCCGGCGGGCTGGGACCTGCAACGCCACCCGCTGCCGCTGGAAACCAGCATTCCCGGTGTGTTCGCGGCAGGCGACGCCAGGGCGAACTCGGTCAAGCGAATCGCCTCGGGGGTGGGTGAGGGAGCGATGGCCGCGGCGCTGATCCACCAGTACCGGGCCGAGAGCTAG
- a CDS encoding type 1 glutamine amidotransferase domain-containing protein codes for MSKKILFILSEYGYWGEELLGPLVACDEWGYQPVFATPTGKRPHALPPSLDPGYVDPPLGRTVTTAEVAVAARELDESTRLDQPLSLAGWLPERPYLSDAGHLRRLESYHRELAEVDEDIAGYDALVIVGGSGPIVDLANNGRVHDLVLAFVRADKPIVAECYGVACLAFARDWDDRRSVLRSKHVTGHPKEYDYKDGTGFLGTDFVIGPPPYPLEYILRDATAPDGFFHGNVGRDTSVLVDYPFITARSTPDSFLAGRKLIEVLESGLRRFGW; via the coding sequence ATGTCGAAAAAGATACTCTTCATTCTGTCGGAATACGGGTACTGGGGCGAGGAGTTGCTCGGCCCGCTGGTCGCCTGCGACGAATGGGGCTATCAGCCGGTGTTCGCGACGCCGACCGGCAAGCGGCCGCATGCCCTGCCGCCGAGCCTCGACCCCGGCTACGTCGACCCGCCGCTGGGACGCACAGTCACCACGGCGGAGGTCGCGGTGGCGGCGCGGGAACTCGACGAGTCCACCCGGCTCGACCAGCCGCTCAGCCTCGCCGGGTGGCTGCCGGAACGGCCGTACCTCAGCGACGCCGGCCATCTCCGGCGACTCGAGTCCTACCACCGTGAGCTGGCCGAAGTGGACGAGGACATCGCCGGGTACGACGCGTTGGTGATCGTCGGCGGCAGCGGCCCGATCGTCGACCTGGCCAACAACGGCCGCGTGCACGACCTCGTGCTCGCGTTCGTCCGCGCGGACAAGCCGATCGTCGCGGAGTGTTACGGCGTCGCGTGCCTGGCGTTCGCTCGCGACTGGGACGACCGGCGCAGCGTCCTGCGCTCCAAGCACGTCACCGGGCACCCCAAGGAGTACGACTACAAAGACGGCACCGGATTTCTCGGCACGGATTTCGTGATCGGCCCGCCACCGTATCCGCTGGAATACATCCTGCGTGACGCGACCGCGCCGGACGGATTCTTCCACGGCAATGTCGGCCGGGACACGTCGGTTCTCGTTGACTATCCGTTCATCACGGCGCGGTCCACCCCGGACTCATTTCTCGCTGGCCGGAAACTGATCGAGGTGCTCGAATCCGGGCTCCGCAGGTTCGGTTGGTGA
- a CDS encoding thiamine pyrophosphate-binding protein, whose amino-acid sequence MIAVVSRLGKAAIFEQFAADGITRMFGNPGTVEQGMLDVAEGLRGFEYVLALHESVAVAMADGYARATARTAVVQLHSAVGLGNAIGMLYQAKRGHSPLLVIAGEAGVRYDAMDGQMAADLVRMAEPVTKYATRVTHPGSLLRVLRRAVKVAMTPPRGPVFVALPMDVLDAPCPEPVVPSTIPVTDTTPPQSAVDEVAGALRAARKPIILVGDGIAVSGAQQELTRLAELLDAPVWGVDCSEVNMDTTHPLWRGQLGHMFGHVSANAVGGADLVLIAGTAVFPEVFPYLDSPFRPDATVVQIDADTHEIAKNFPVDVAVAADPKRTLAAVGGALAADHIPWQWTWQPPSPDPDDLMELFAAELAGQAGDRLVLFDEALTSSPALVRHLPPRRPGSYFLTRGGSLGVGIPGAIGVQLARPGADVVAFTGDGGSMYTIQALWTAARHAVPAKFVICDNHRYELLGRNIEQYWRERGIASHRHPGAFDLSHPEIGFTELARSLGVDATRVEKPAQVRQAVRRLLAASGPFLVDLITGGPR is encoded by the coding sequence GTGATCGCGGTGGTGAGCAGGCTGGGAAAAGCCGCCATATTCGAACAGTTCGCCGCCGACGGGATAACCCGGATGTTCGGCAATCCGGGGACGGTCGAGCAGGGCATGCTCGACGTCGCCGAGGGACTGCGCGGCTTCGAGTACGTCCTGGCGCTGCACGAGAGCGTCGCCGTGGCCATGGCCGACGGCTACGCACGCGCGACAGCCAGGACCGCGGTCGTGCAACTGCACTCCGCCGTGGGGCTCGGCAACGCGATCGGCATGCTGTACCAAGCAAAACGGGGGCATTCGCCGTTGCTGGTGATCGCGGGCGAAGCCGGTGTGCGCTACGACGCCATGGACGGCCAGATGGCCGCCGACCTGGTGAGAATGGCCGAACCTGTCACCAAGTACGCCACCCGCGTCACGCATCCCGGCTCGCTGCTGCGGGTCCTGCGCCGCGCGGTCAAGGTCGCGATGACACCCCCGCGCGGACCGGTGTTCGTCGCACTGCCCATGGACGTGCTGGACGCGCCGTGCCCGGAACCCGTTGTGCCGAGCACCATCCCGGTCACGGACACCACACCGCCGCAGTCCGCGGTGGACGAAGTGGCCGGCGCGCTGCGGGCCGCGAGGAAACCGATCATCCTGGTGGGCGACGGGATCGCGGTGTCCGGCGCACAGCAGGAACTGACCCGGCTCGCGGAGCTGCTGGACGCCCCGGTGTGGGGCGTGGACTGCTCCGAGGTGAACATGGACACGACGCACCCGTTGTGGCGCGGGCAGCTCGGCCACATGTTCGGTCACGTCAGCGCGAACGCCGTCGGCGGGGCAGACCTGGTGCTGATCGCCGGAACGGCTGTCTTCCCCGAGGTTTTCCCGTACCTGGACAGTCCTTTCAGGCCGGACGCCACCGTGGTGCAGATCGACGCCGACACGCACGAGATCGCCAAGAACTTCCCGGTGGACGTGGCGGTCGCCGCCGACCCCAAGCGCACGCTCGCGGCCGTCGGCGGCGCGCTGGCAGCCGACCACATCCCGTGGCAGTGGACCTGGCAGCCGCCGAGCCCGGACCCGGACGACCTGATGGAGCTGTTCGCGGCCGAACTGGCCGGCCAGGCAGGTGATCGGCTGGTGCTGTTCGACGAGGCGCTCACCTCGTCACCGGCGCTCGTGCGGCACCTGCCGCCGCGGCGGCCTGGCAGCTACTTCCTGACCAGGGGCGGGTCGCTCGGCGTCGGCATCCCCGGCGCGATCGGCGTCCAGCTCGCCCGGCCGGGCGCGGACGTGGTCGCGTTCACCGGCGACGGCGGCAGCATGTACACGATCCAGGCACTGTGGACGGCGGCACGCCACGCGGTGCCCGCCAAGTTCGTCATCTGCGACAACCACCGCTACGAACTGCTCGGCCGCAACATCGAACAGTACTGGCGGGAGCGCGGTATCGCCTCGCACCGGCATCCCGGCGCGTTCGACCTGTCCCATCCGGAGATCGGGTTCACCGAACTGGCCCGGTCGCTCGGTGTCGACGCGACGCGCGTGGAGAAACCCGCGCAGGTGCGGCAGGCCGTGCGACGGCTGCTGGCCGCCTCCGGCCCGTTCCTCGTCGACCTGATCACGGGAGGCCCCAGGTGA